From the Xylocopa sonorina isolate GNS202 chromosome 9, iyXylSono1_principal, whole genome shotgun sequence genome, the window ATTTTGACTGTCGCGCCAATCGATCGTACACGTGTATATAGCAGCGCCATCTCGCTCTCGAAGCGTCTCGAAATCGAAACACGTCCTGCGATTCTCGATGCCAATTGAGTTCGATAATTGCAAATGGTCGTTTAATAACAGATGATTGAACGCGTTCTGCGGCGCGGCCTAGCATTTATCTGTCAAAACTGGTGACGGCCGGCCGATCGGCGATGTGCCGGCTCACGCGTGCCTGTTGATCCTCTCGCGTCATCGTTTTAGGTTATCCAACCGACTACTTTCATGAGAGACGTGCGTGCATGTTTGTGCGTTCAGCATTGCGTTTTTCGAGCGGCACAAACACATCGACCGTAAGTGTCCTTTGTATAACCGCGTTCATTATTATGTGATTGTGAATTGTGAACGGACGGCACACGGGGAAAtaaacgaagagagagagagacagagaggcgGAAGGGAATAGCGCGCGAGAGCGACGTCAcagagaagaaagaagaaaagaaaatgcaaAATCCTCGACTCAATGTTTCGTGCTATCTCATCGTGGCACTACTTTTTCTAGCGCCATTCAGTTACGCAGGTAAGCATGGACTCTTTAAAACAGTTCGCAGTCCATTTGACAGCAAATTAAGCGTCTCGGTACCGAGCGAGACCGAAATTGGTTCGTTCAACCGAACCATTGGGGTCACCCCTGTAAGGCCACAATAGTCTTCTTCCGCTTTTTCTCCCTCCTTCCCTTTACCCCTCCCtcaccccctctctctctctctctttctctctttctcgttttCTATCTCTGCTTTTCCCTACCTTCCATTTCTCTCCGATTCCTTCGTTCTAACTGTCCGTGTCTCTTCTTCACCCAGGGCTCGTGGTCCAGAAATTAAGTCCCCTCGGGTGTTGTGTTTTTCGACGTTACCACGTCTAAAACCTAGGTCGCGTTTCTCTCTTGATTCGCATTCGCATACCCCGCGCTGAATTCGTCAAGTTTCAATTGATTCCATGTATATATTGTTTGCGCGGCAGATGAGCAATTAATTAATGTATCACGTATATAAATCGATCGTTCGAGTTTGATCAATTCGATTCGGTTGCTAGGCGATTGATAGAGACGAGGATATTTCTTCGTCCCTCGGCGATTCTAAATTTGTATAGAATATTCCCATCAAATTTCCAAGAAACTGCGTTATTTGCAGACTCATGTTCCTCCGGGGCACTGGTGTGTTTGCAATAGAGTTTACGCCATTTCGTAATGCAGGGCGATTAAACACGATTGGGAGATTGCGTAATAGGAAGCACATTGGAAATATTTGTCGCTGCCTAATAAAAAGTAAGGAACGTAAAGGTTATCTTTTCTAAAGCTGTTCTGCCTGTTCTCCTGGCAAGGACACGTAGCGTTATGCGCACGATGAAAAATATGAGTCTACGCGATAACGAACTACGTACACAGTCGCGTACAGCGCTGTCTCCTTTTTGTTATTCGCGATCAACGAACGCGGTGCACCACGGGTAAAACCCACGCAAACATGTTCAACTTGAAAATTCATAACTTCCTGCATACGTACACCGTTCCGCGAGGAATAATAGGCTCTCGTAGATACGCGTTACTTAGCAGCTGTAATTAACTTTGCGAACGACCAACGACCAGTGACGTTAGTCATTCATAGTAGGGTTGTCCGAGAGCATAATTCGTACCACGAACGACACAGTTGGCCTCAACCGTGTTCAACTCGCGTCTTCCTCGTGTTGAAAATCCGTGGTAAGCGCGAAGTAAGTAGACTCGCACCTTTCGTGGTCAGACTGCGAGCCTCAGGGAAAATCTACCCAGTAGACACGAGTAGAACGTGCTGTTAGTTATAACCTGCAATTTATTTCGTTGCTATTTTAAAGGAGAACCAAGTTCCTCGTTCTCTTAAATAGAAGTACGTATATAGCGTAGCATAGATTCCGAATGAAAGGTCTCATTGTTCGATCGTCCTATGAATCCCGCCACGTTATCGTGGAAAAGTCCATCGACACGGTATCGATGATATGAATTAATTGCAGGAAACTGAACGCGATAGCGTCAGACGGTGGTAGCAGATGTTTCTAATCGCCGCGAAATTAACGGGATTCCCATAAATATCGTGCACGAACGGAATCGCGCTCGTTGGTTATCGAATCAATGCAACGGTATCGATTCGAATCATAAAGAAAGTCTGTTAATTTGCTTGACTCAACCGTGCCGTTGGTTAACCCTCGCGTTACAGCTGGTAAAACGAATTCGTCTCAATTAACTGATTCAGCCAATCTCGACTCGCGCGGTGTCGATAGAGTCGCAGAGATATCGCCCAGTCACGAAACGCTTTGTGTctttcgtttcaaaggaagcaAACAATAATCGCAGACGTCGCCTGCAGACTTCGATAACGACATTTTcgagcgatatcgcgacgaTTTCACAAATTGTCTCCGCTGTTAACTCGCGTCCAACGCGATCGTAACGTTACTGAAATTTTGTCCGTTAACCCGGTCGCGTAGATTAGATCGGGTTAGGTCCAGTTTATGCAGATGATGGTAGCGGTGATTCATTAAGATGGGACGCACCAACGGGATGTAGTTATTATTTTTAGCAGAGATAATGTTCACAAACGATGCTAATCCCACGTAGACGCACGTGTTATCAGAGTTAAGATAGCCGAGCGTGTTTATCGCTGGTCACGATGAAGCGAAGGCCTCATTAACTTCGTTGTCCGCTTCTCTTGCGACTGATACCCGTATCTATTAACCTTTGTTTGGTGGAATTAGCTAGGAAAGCACTCTGTCCCAAGCTTTCAATTTGCACGATGCAGAACGCGTCTACTGATGGGCATCTTATCCGGCACGATACAACGCTGCTCGTTCTTCACGTCGCGTTGCGCCCTTCCAACGGGAGTAATTCGAATTGAACGAACGGGTCTTcttctgtttttttcttttttttttgcaggAAATGACACGAACGACACGAGTCAGATCAAACGGTGTAACGTGAGCGTGGGATTGAATCAGTGCGGCAAGAACGAGAGATGCTTCCAACGCGCGAGGAACGAGGAGGCGCAGTGCATATGTAAGATAGGATACAACCTGGAGGGTGGACAGTGTGTGCAACTTACCACAACCACGATTAGTAACGTGACTGATCAACTGAACGCTAAAGACAACTCGGGAGGTATATACAAGTAAAAAAGAACACAGGATACCCCTTTTCAATGTCGTTTCATGTTAGTTTCTTATACGTAGGGGAGACTGGGAAAGGTTGATACGTTTTTGAAAAGAAACGATATTTTTATGGTCTTTTTGCATAATTAGATTAGACATTATATCCTCTCAGTTTCGTTTAGGCTCTTAATATCTGTATCGTTCTCAAAATATATGATTCAATTAATTTCATAATTTGTTTGCTGGAAAATATTTATCACAGATTAGGTaagattaaatttaattaaggAAATATGGTATATGAATGTATGTTTCATACCTTCCTAAATGTTGAgatataaaataatacttctacAGAGTTCTCTGTATTTAAAATATACCTTTTCCTATTATTTTTTACATGGGAAATATAAGAATGTATCAATCTTCTTCAGTTTTATCTACAAAAATTAAGGAATTTATTTCCGTGTAGAATTGAGCTTGAGAAATAATCGAACAGGATATTTTGCATCATAAATTGCTTTCGTCATTTTTCCCTGGGTTTTACCGATCCTATAATCGCAATAGCTCGTTATACGTAAACTGTAGGATGAAGCTATCATTGAAAGAAACGATTGGTCTTTTAAAAGAACGTACGAGTCGTGTCCTTGTACGAAGATTCTCCGAAATTAGTGGCCCAGTTCCTTTCGAACCGTTCTTCTAACAGTGCTAAATAAATTGAATACACAGCTCTTTTTAGAAACCTTTTGCAGAATCGATTACACAACGTATAAAAGGTTGTTCAGAAACCGATGAACAAGGATATTGTTCCTCGATCTTCTTCGTCATTCAGTAGAAATATTAGCTCTGAGTAAAGTTTTGCTATTATCCTATCGAGAAGTGGCAAATTCAAATGCGCCATGATACAAGTAATTATTCGAAAATTTTTTGTCTGTGCTTGTTCTTCGTTTAAAAATTGGAATTTAGGTTTTGAGGAAACGAACGTCCAGGAAGATTGACGTTTGCGAAACAGATAATAAGAGAATGGTTACCTTGAAATTTTTCTGGATCCGATTAAGCACGTACTACAATAACCGCACTATGATATCGTTGAAGTGAAATTCTTGTTGAATTTTGTTTAGGTAGTTCTGTAGCTGCCGGTTTATTAATACCAACCTTCCTCATAGTGGTGTGTTTCCTGCTGTACTTTGTCGCGAGACGATACAAGTGGCTGCAACGGGTACGACAGCTTCGTCCAAATCATTACGGTAATGTCCTAGTCACGAgagacgatgacgacgacgacgacccaCCAATAGCGTAAACAGGTAttctaaataaataattaatacgtGTGTGTCGTGTACAAAGTGCGAGAGAGTATCGTTCTTTCTTCTATTTTGAATtacttttaatttttatcaaGAGCACGAACGTTGTCGCAAGGACATGCTCAGTTACACAATTAACAATTTTAAAGCGACAAGCTTTAAGTAATCGTTGAAATAAAAAAGTTTTAATACCAATCCACGTCCAATTTCGACGTCTTTCCGGATGGGTTTCGAGGAAAATCCATccgatttctctctctctctctctctctctttctctctctttctttctttctttctctatctCTTTGCCTGATTTTTTACGAGGCAATAAATTTCAACCGCTTATACCTCCACGGTCGTGATTGAGGGGATTTCCCTGAACATTGAATGTCGCACACGAAAGTTAGCCTTCTCTTGAAGCTTGTTACGCTTAGGGAACAATATTGTGTAACTCTGTGTATATATGGAGAAAAATGTCTAGGTACAAGGTATATACAAGGGGAAATATCGTCGAACTGAATTAAGAGGCTAAATGTAAAGTAGTGCCGGTGTGAGTAGATCCATTCTATCTACTGTAAACGAATCTTTGATCGAGCGTTTGTGTTTCGTTTAGAGATAATTATCAGAGGTATCGGGGGAGAAATTTCAGAGCGATCTTACTTTTAGCATTGAACAAGAGTATATacgtgtttgaaatatttgttaAAGGGATTCTGGAATTGTTGTACGTATGAAAATGTAGCTACTTGCACCGATTACTGATTCTATGTTTATATACGATGGTTGTAAGGGTTGTAAGGGGTAACTGACTGCATTTTCGAGATAGTTTTTAAGGACATATTGAAACCATAATTTTCTACGATGATATTAATAAGCTGGTCAGTAAACTTCATATGTTATTAATATCttgtataaaaaaaagaagcaaTACTATATGGTGACTATCGGTTCGCCTTTAACTGCATACGAAATTTAGGCTGAATTATCTATGCTTTCGACGAGATTGTAATTTCGAACGTGCGATGAATTTTCTGCACGTGACGCGAGCAATAAACACGAAGCTTCGCGGATTCCGTATTTTCTTAAACGTGCAAGAATTCCTGTCGTGTATACAAAATTTCGTACCAATCCACGGGATATACGGATACCAAATTGCGTCGTGCGGATGGATTCGTCGTTCACTCTGAATGTCTTGTTCTTTCGAAGATAACTCTAAAGAGAAAAACACGGTTGTTaccttaccaaagaataaatctTTCAATGTTTAAATTAGCAGACACTTTTTCAGTCGCGCGAAAAATCTCGAAGCATGAGCCGTCGATTTTTCTGTTATCGAGTAGTACATTCCCTACCTGTCTCTGCAATGTTGTTCAGAGTTACGTGAATCATTTCAAGTCAACGAGACGTAGATGCGAGCACGCGCGTTGAGTTTGAGGATGACTTTGTTCTCTTTTTCTTCGACTTTACGGTTCGTACGGAGTTAACTTTTAAACGGCAAGGCGTTTAGAAGTTATTGCATTTATACCAAAAGGATATTACACGCATCTCACCGTACACGATATTGTTTTTgtaatataacaaaatttgtaaATAATTTATCCGCCATTTAGCGGGTGCGTATTCTTGCCAGCTAATTATTCTCTTTCCTATATATAGTACATAATCCAATCGTGATTCTGGAGAAGAACGATTtgtctatatacatatatatatacatatatatatgtatgtgtacAAATAGGGTGGGATTCTTAATTCGACGATCTTCAATTGCTCGCTTATTACCTGCTGTACGAAGAAATGTATCAAATAGAAATTGCATGGTACCATCGagaaaataatttaatattatgtatattacatatattttaaTGCATCGATCTCCATAGAGTTTCTCTATTCTCGTAAAAGAAAAGTATCAATTAATTTTTGTCAAAAAATCATTAGTCGAAGACGTATTTTAATTGGCCTTGAACTTCAAGGTAAGAGAGTCAGGCAAACGGGAAGTTGCGTATGAAATGTAATTAAATTCGTCTGATTAGCTCTGACGAAGACAAAGAAACGGTAGCACATATCATTTAAAAGTGCCGTACAAGTGCAGATAAATCTACCAGTATTTACTTGGCAACGTTACAATTAGAATATCTCTCACGCTAATCATTTTTTGCTACGTTAAT encodes:
- the LOC143427729 gene encoding uncharacterized protein LOC143427729 produces the protein MQNPRLNVSCYLIVALLFLAPFSYAGNDTNDTSQIKRCNVSVGLNQCGKNERCFQRARNEEAQCICKIGYNLEGGQCVQLTTTTISNVTDQLNAKDNSGGSSVAAGLLIPTFLIVVCFLLYFVARRYKWLQRVRQLRPNHYGNVLVTRDDDDDDDPPIA